A portion of the Flavobacterium limnophilum genome contains these proteins:
- a CDS encoding YceI family protein, translating to MKNLKSIALALVVVLSTAAVSAQTKNINTTASTIEWVGKKVTGQHNGTVNFKDGALVFKAKKLKGGVFTVDMSSLTATDLSGEYQGKLNGHLKADDFFGTDKFPTAKLVFKKIGTKSANVYNVTADLTIKGITKPVTFVLTVNGNTATTAFNVDRTKYDIKYNSKSFFESIGDKAIYDEFELKVALKF from the coding sequence ATGAAAAATTTAAAATCAATTGCATTAGCATTAGTAGTAGTTTTATCTACAGCAGCAGTATCTGCGCAAACAAAAAACATCAACACCACGGCAAGTACTATCGAATGGGTAGGAAAAAAAGTGACTGGACAGCACAATGGAACGGTTAACTTCAAAGACGGAGCTTTAGTTTTTAAAGCAAAAAAATTAAAAGGAGGAGTTTTCACGGTTGACATGTCTTCATTGACGGCTACTGACCTTTCTGGCGAATACCAAGGAAAATTAAACGGTCACTTGAAAGCAGACGACTTTTTTGGAACCGATAAATTCCCGACTGCCAAATTAGTTTTCAAAAAAATTGGAACAAAATCAGCCAATGTGTACAACGTAACTGCTGATTTAACCATCAAAGGAATCACTAAACCAGTTACTTTTGTCTTGACTGTAAACGGAAATACTGCCACTACGGCTTTCAATGTGGATCGTACGAAATACGACATCAAATACAACTCTAAATCTTTCTTCGAAAGCATTGGAGACAAAGCCATCTATGACGAATTCGAATTGAAAGTAGCCTTGAAATTCTAA
- a CDS encoding NAD(P)H-dependent oxidoreductase, protein MSTFLDHQNWRYATKKFDSTKKISTEDLNTLKEAIRLSSSSYGLQLYKVFIVENPELRAKIQPAAWGQSQIVDASHLLVFANQTTVTDEDIDGYLKNVATTRNIPETALSGYGDFMKGGIGAKSDDEKANWTSKQTYLALANLLNAAAELKIDVTPMEGFVPAQVNEILGFNELGLNASLIAPIGYRSEEDATQHQKKVRKSNEELFITL, encoded by the coding sequence ATGAGTACTTTTTTAGACCATCAAAACTGGAGATACGCCACCAAAAAATTCGACTCCACAAAAAAAATCTCGACTGAAGATTTAAATACCTTGAAAGAAGCCATCCGCTTGAGTTCTTCTTCTTATGGATTGCAACTTTACAAAGTTTTTATCGTTGAAAATCCTGAATTACGAGCCAAAATTCAACCGGCAGCCTGGGGTCAATCCCAAATCGTGGACGCATCGCACCTTCTTGTTTTTGCAAATCAAACTACCGTAACTGACGAAGACATCGACGGTTATTTGAAAAATGTGGCAACAACCAGGAACATACCAGAAACAGCATTATCAGGATATGGCGATTTTATGAAAGGTGGAATTGGCGCTAAATCGGATGATGAAAAAGCAAATTGGACTTCAAAACAAACCTATTTGGCTCTCGCTAATTTATTGAATGCTGCTGCTGAATTAAAAATTGACGTCACTCCAATGGAAGGTTTTGTTCCTGCTCAAGTAAACGAAATATTAGGTTTCAACGAATTGGGATTGAATGCCTCATTGATAGCTCCTATCGGATACAGAAGCGAAGAAGACGCAACACAACACCAGAAAAAAGTTAGAAAATCAAACGAAGAATTATTTATCACACTTTAA
- a CDS encoding MarR family winged helix-turn-helix transcriptional regulator has translation MKIEDVIKSTVLMEDSKKIILNIMYTQNILAEKFNEILKPYDISGEQYNVLRILRGQKGNPANMCVIQERMLAKTSNTTRLVDKLLLKELVTREVCPENRRKIEVSITQKGLEILKELDPKVTQHEESFSKNLNEDEIITLIELLEKYRNQN, from the coding sequence ATGAAAATTGAAGATGTTATAAAATCAACCGTACTGATGGAAGATTCCAAAAAAATTATTCTGAATATCATGTACACGCAAAATATTCTTGCGGAGAAGTTTAATGAAATTTTGAAGCCTTACGACATATCGGGAGAACAATATAATGTGCTCAGAATATTGAGAGGACAAAAAGGCAATCCCGCAAACATGTGCGTGATTCAAGAACGAATGTTGGCCAAAACAAGCAATACCACCAGATTAGTGGATAAATTATTGTTGAAAGAACTGGTAACCCGGGAAGTTTGCCCAGAAAACAGGCGTAAAATAGAGGTTTCGATTACTCAAAAAGGATTAGAAATTTTGAAAGAGCTCGATCCAAAAGTAACGCAACACGAAGAGTCTTTTTCGAAAAACTTGAATGAAGACGAAATAATTACACTAATCGAATTGTTGGAAAAATATAGAAATCAAAATTAA
- a CDS encoding rhodanese-like domain-containing protein, producing MNLTQEDWVSQFEADDNAVILDVRTEAECDEGMIPNAINIDIYEGQAFMDKLEDLDKSKNYYVYCRSGARSAKACEVMNELGFENTYNLLGGFLEWDGEVV from the coding sequence ATGAATTTAACACAAGAAGATTGGGTTTCTCAATTTGAAGCCGACGATAATGCCGTAATACTGGATGTAAGAACGGAAGCCGAGTGCGATGAAGGCATGATTCCGAATGCCATAAACATTGATATTTATGAAGGTCAGGCTTTTATGGACAAGTTGGAAGACTTGGACAAATCAAAAAATTATTATGTGTATTGTCGTTCTGGAGCCCGAAGTGCCAAAGCTTGCGAGGTTATGAACGAGCTCGGTTTTGAAAACACCTATAATTTACTAGGCGGTTTTTTAGAATGGGATGGAGAAGTAGTCTAG
- a CDS encoding NADP-dependent glyceraldehyde-3-phosphate dehydrogenase, with protein MNTIPQEFQINNLLNQDTYLVNGELKKWTGETTPVYSTISSTEKYEPTLLGTIPFMGEKEALEVLESASAAYNNGQGLWPTMKVADRIKCMDEFVVQMKTTRTEVVKLLMWEIGKSLGDSEKEFDRTVEYIYDTIEHYKQLDRNSAHFTKSQGVNAMIRRGPLGVVLCLGPYNYPLNETFSLLIPALIMGNPVIFKPAKHGVLLISPLLEAFKNSFPKGAINVIYGRGREVASPIMKSGKVDILALIGNSKSAIALQDQHPNKNRLRLVLGLEAKNPAIILPDADLDLAIQECIAGTLSFNGQRCTALKILYVHESIAAEFNKRFAAKVDQLVFGNPWDKSVMLTPLPEKEKPAYIQELIDDATGKGAKVINAKGGELSDNYIFPAVLFPINKEMRVYHEEQFGPVVPILTFKDIQEPLNDMAESNYGQQVSLFGKDIKTIAPLIDTLVNLVCRVNLNSSCQRGPDLYPFTGRKDSAVGTLSIFDALRSFSIRTFVASKDNEYNNAILQELLNSKESNFINTDYIL; from the coding sequence ATGAATACAATACCACAAGAATTTCAAATTAACAACTTACTTAATCAAGACACTTATTTGGTTAATGGTGAATTAAAAAAATGGACAGGCGAAACAACACCAGTTTATTCCACTATTTCTTCGACTGAAAAATACGAGCCAACTTTGCTGGGAACTATTCCTTTTATGGGCGAAAAAGAAGCATTGGAAGTACTAGAATCAGCTTCAGCGGCTTATAATAATGGACAAGGATTGTGGCCTACCATGAAAGTGGCCGATCGCATCAAGTGCATGGATGAATTTGTTGTGCAAATGAAAACTACTCGAACTGAAGTAGTCAAGCTTTTGATGTGGGAAATTGGGAAATCATTGGGTGATTCTGAAAAAGAATTTGACAGAACGGTAGAATATATATATGATACCATCGAACATTACAAACAATTGGATCGAAATAGTGCTCATTTCACCAAAAGTCAAGGAGTCAATGCAATGATTCGTCGTGGCCCACTTGGAGTTGTTTTGTGTTTGGGACCTTATAATTATCCTTTGAATGAAACTTTTTCGTTGCTGATTCCTGCATTGATAATGGGGAATCCCGTGATTTTTAAACCTGCAAAACACGGTGTTTTATTGATTTCTCCTTTGTTGGAAGCCTTTAAAAACAGTTTCCCAAAAGGTGCAATCAATGTAATATATGGTCGTGGTCGTGAAGTGGCTTCGCCAATAATGAAATCTGGAAAAGTTGATATATTGGCTTTGATTGGCAACAGTAAATCGGCTATTGCCTTGCAAGACCAGCATCCAAACAAGAATAGATTGCGTTTGGTTTTAGGATTGGAAGCCAAAAATCCAGCGATTATTTTACCAGATGCCGATTTGGATTTGGCTATCCAGGAATGTATTGCGGGAACATTGTCATTTAATGGTCAACGTTGTACGGCCTTGAAGATTTTATATGTCCACGAATCGATTGCAGCGGAATTCAACAAACGATTTGCTGCCAAAGTGGATCAACTTGTTTTTGGAAATCCTTGGGATAAATCAGTAATGCTAACTCCCTTGCCGGAGAAAGAAAAACCAGCTTACATACAGGAATTAATTGATGATGCGACCGGCAAAGGAGCAAAAGTCATCAATGCAAAAGGGGGAGAGCTTTCTGATAATTATATCTTTCCGGCAGTTTTGTTTCCAATAAACAAGGAGATGAGAGTGTATCACGAAGAGCAATTTGGTCCAGTTGTGCCAATCTTGACTTTCAAGGACATACAAGAGCCGTTGAATGATATGGCCGAGTCCAATTACGGACAACAAGTGAGTTTGTTTGGAAAAGATATCAAGACTATCGCACCGCTTATTGATACTTTGGTGAACTTGGTTTGCAGGGTAAACTTGAATAGTTCTTGTCAAAGAGGTCCGGATTTGTATCCTTTCACGGGTCGAAAAGATTCGGCTGTGGGAACATTGAGTATTTTTGATGCCTTGCGTTCTTTCTCGATTAGAACTTTTGTGGCATCCAAAGACAACGAATACAACAATGCCATTTTGCAGGAATTGTTGAATAGCAAAGAATCGAATTTCATCAACACGGATTATATTTTGTAA
- a CDS encoding c-type cytochrome: MKNNYSLLVVLVFILIGGNKIIAQDKNNWMAPDYSTSVKNPFVGNKAATDEGKEIYNQMCVLCHGIGGKGNGEARLTLERKPSNFLALKVVNQTDGNIFWKITNGKAPMASYEELLTDDQRWKLVNYIRKLEVNKLK; this comes from the coding sequence ATGAAAAACAATTACTCGTTATTAGTGGTTTTAGTATTTATACTCATTGGGGGTAATAAAATTATTGCCCAAGACAAAAATAATTGGATGGCTCCCGACTATTCAACAAGTGTGAAAAATCCATTTGTAGGAAACAAAGCAGCAACTGATGAAGGAAAAGAAATCTATAACCAAATGTGTGTTTTGTGCCATGGCATAGGAGGAAAAGGAAATGGAGAAGCCAGATTGACTTTGGAGCGAAAACCATCAAATTTTCTGGCCTTAAAAGTGGTGAATCAAACGGATGGCAATATTTTTTGGAAGATAACCAACGGTAAAGCACCAATGGCATCATACGAAGAGCTTTTGACTGACGACCAACGTTGGAAATTGGTAAATTATATTAGGAAACTTGAAGTAAACAAGTTGAAATAG
- a CDS encoding SDR family NAD(P)-dependent oxidoreductase — translation MFSLQNKKAVVTGGGSGIGKAIAVLFAKQGAEVHIVELTEESAKEAVTEISAAGGKVFSHACNVANQQEVLATFEKIGNINILINNAGIAHVGKVETTPEADFDRVMSVNVKGVYNCLYAAIPQLRLSGGGVIVNMASIAVWVGLSDRFAYSTAKGAVMSMTLSVAKDYIGENIRCNSMSPARVHTPFVDGFISKNYPDNQEEMFDKLSKSQPIGRMGKPEEVAALALFLCSDEAGFITGCDYPIDGGFIKLNS, via the coding sequence ATGTTTTCATTACAAAATAAAAAAGCGGTGGTTACCGGTGGCGGTAGCGGAATAGGAAAAGCAATTGCAGTGTTGTTTGCCAAACAGGGAGCCGAAGTGCATATCGTTGAATTGACCGAAGAAAGTGCCAAAGAGGCCGTGACTGAAATTAGTGCTGCCGGAGGGAAAGTTTTTTCGCACGCCTGCAATGTGGCCAATCAACAAGAAGTTTTGGCGACATTCGAAAAAATTGGAAACATCAATATTTTGATCAATAATGCTGGAATTGCACACGTCGGGAAAGTGGAAACCACTCCCGAAGCCGATTTTGACCGAGTGATGAGCGTGAACGTGAAAGGAGTTTACAATTGTTTGTATGCTGCGATACCTCAATTACGACTTTCAGGAGGCGGAGTTATCGTGAATATGGCTTCCATTGCCGTTTGGGTTGGATTGTCGGATCGATTTGCTTATTCTACTGCCAAAGGTGCCGTAATGTCAATGACTTTGTCCGTTGCCAAAGATTATATCGGCGAGAACATTCGTTGCAATTCGATGTCGCCTGCCAGGGTGCACACGCCTTTTGTGGATGGATTTATTTCAAAAAACTATCCAGACAATCAAGAGGAAATGTTTGATAAATTATCAAAATCACAACCAATTGGTCGTATGGGGAAACCGGAAGAAGTAGCTGCTTTGGCGTTGTTTTTATGCAGTGATGAAGCCGGTTTTATCACGGGTTGCGATTATCCTATCGACGGAGGATTTATTAAATTGAATAGTTAA
- a CDS encoding fumarylacetoacetate hydrolase family protein, whose protein sequence is MKLIRFGEAGKEKPGILIGDKRFDVSSIVADYNEAFFEENGLEKLKKAIENNALFPEVDATVRLGSPVARPSKIICIGLNYVDHCVETGAPIPTEPIIFFKSTTALCGPNDDLVIPKNSDKTDWEIELAFVVGKKASYVDEADAMDYVAGYCLHNDYSERGFQLERGGQWAKGKGCDTFAPLGPFMATTDEIADVDNLSMWLTVNGKTYQNSNTLNLVFKIPYLVHYLSQFMTLLPGDVISTGTPPGVGLGIKPNPVYIKAGDVIELGMEGLGSSKQVAVAYKK, encoded by the coding sequence ATGAAACTGATACGTTTTGGAGAAGCCGGAAAAGAGAAGCCGGGCATTTTAATTGGAGATAAAAGATTTGATGTTTCTTCCATTGTTGCCGATTACAACGAAGCCTTTTTTGAGGAAAATGGATTGGAAAAATTAAAAAAAGCGATAGAAAATAATGCTTTATTTCCCGAAGTGGATGCTACAGTTCGTTTGGGTTCTCCAGTGGCAAGACCATCAAAAATTATCTGTATTGGATTGAATTATGTGGATCATTGTGTGGAAACTGGTGCTCCAATTCCAACGGAACCGATTATTTTCTTCAAATCGACAACGGCTTTGTGTGGGCCAAACGATGATTTGGTGATTCCAAAAAACAGCGACAAAACCGACTGGGAAATAGAATTGGCATTTGTTGTTGGCAAGAAAGCCAGTTATGTGGACGAAGCCGACGCAATGGATTATGTGGCAGGATATTGCTTGCACAACGATTACAGCGAAAGAGGTTTTCAATTGGAACGTGGTGGGCAATGGGCAAAAGGTAAAGGTTGCGATACTTTCGCGCCATTGGGACCCTTCATGGCCACAACGGACGAGATTGCAGATGTAGATAATTTGTCGATGTGGTTGACCGTGAATGGCAAAACCTATCAAAACAGCAACACCTTGAATTTGGTGTTCAAAATTCCTTATTTGGTGCATTATTTGAGCCAGTTCATGACTTTGCTTCCAGGCGATGTTATCAGTACGGGAACGCCTCCGGGAGTTGGTTTGGGAATCAAGCCAAATCCAGTATATATCAAAGCGGGAGACGTAATTGAATTGGGAATGGAAGGATTGGGATCCAGCAAGCAAGTGGCCGTGGCTTACAAGAAATAA
- a CDS encoding GntR family transcriptional regulator, which translates to MIKFIKIDEESRVPKYQQIVDSIIFNVSNGNLKIDQKIPSINILSEEFYMSRDTVEKAYNILKERKVISSIKGKGYYITRTKLISKINILFLFNKLSSYKMVTYNAFVNGIGTNSHTDLHIYHCDETLFLNLLDKYKGAYDYYVIMPHFKTDSLKHISYTDEVVKAIKNIPKEKLVIMDNIKLGMDGEIVEVYQDFENDIYNALNEGLDKIAKYNKLILIYPENAVYPYPRRILIGFKKFCIENSLNFEIHNHVYADMILKKGDLFITIEESDLVNLVKQMRDDELVLGKDIGVISYNDTPLKELLGITVISTDFKVMGETAARMIMNGEKGKVKVPFNFIDRNSI; encoded by the coding sequence ATGATCAAATTTATTAAGATTGACGAAGAATCGCGAGTGCCGAAATACCAGCAAATCGTGGACTCCATTATTTTTAATGTATCCAATGGCAACTTGAAAATTGACCAAAAAATCCCGTCGATCAACATCCTTAGCGAAGAATTTTACATGTCGAGGGATACCGTGGAAAAGGCCTACAATATCTTGAAGGAAAGAAAAGTCATTTCATCCATAAAAGGCAAAGGTTATTATATCACGAGAACAAAACTAATTTCCAAAATAAACATCTTATTTTTATTCAATAAATTGAGTTCCTATAAAATGGTCACCTATAATGCTTTCGTCAATGGCATTGGAACAAATTCACATACCGATTTGCATATTTATCATTGTGACGAAACCTTGTTTTTGAACTTGCTGGACAAATACAAAGGAGCATACGATTATTATGTCATCATGCCCCACTTCAAAACCGACAGCTTAAAACACATAAGTTATACCGATGAAGTGGTAAAAGCCATTAAAAATATACCCAAAGAAAAACTTGTCATCATGGACAATATAAAGCTTGGGATGGATGGCGAAATAGTGGAAGTGTATCAAGATTTTGAAAACGACATCTACAACGCTCTAAACGAAGGACTTGACAAAATAGCAAAATACAATAAATTAATTTTAATTTATCCCGAAAATGCGGTGTATCCTTATCCAAGAAGAATTTTGATTGGATTCAAAAAGTTTTGCATCGAAAATTCCTTGAATTTTGAAATTCACAATCATGTATATGCCGACATGATTCTTAAAAAAGGAGACTTGTTTATTACAATTGAAGAATCGGATTTGGTTAACTTGGTAAAACAAATGAGGGATGATGAATTGGTTTTGGGAAAAGACATTGGAGTAATATCCTATAATGACACTCCGCTAAAAGAATTACTTGGCATCACGGTAATTTCGACCGATTTCAAGGTAATGGGAGAAACTGCGGCCCGAATGATTATGAACGGCGAAAAAGGAAAAGTAAAAGTTCCTTTTAATTTTATCGACAGGAATTCGATTTAA
- the rhaT gene encoding L-rhamnose/proton symporter RhaT, whose amino-acid sequence MQVLLGIIFHSIGGFSSGSFYMPFKKVKGWAWESYWIVGGFFSWLIVPPLAAYLTVPGFFEIIGNTAPAIKAVTYSMGLIWGIGGLTYGLGVRYLGMSLGNSITLGFCSAFGALVPSIYYNFYPTEGKTSFTDMLHSTGGQMVLLGVVVCLVGIAFSGKAGMLKEKDFATGHEDKDKEFSLVKGLVIAIVSGILSSFFNFGIEVGKPMADEAVAQGFNPLFQNNVTYIVILWGGLTVNFIWCMYLNFKNKTFGDYTNAQTPITKNIMFSALAGTMWFLQFFFYGMGESKLGNGASSWILHMATIILTANFWGFYLKEWTGVSKKTFNTFLLGIGLILASIVIVGIGNSL is encoded by the coding sequence ATGCAGGTATTACTCGGAATTATTTTTCACTCCATAGGAGGGTTTTCATCAGGAAGTTTTTACATGCCTTTCAAAAAAGTCAAAGGTTGGGCTTGGGAAAGCTATTGGATCGTGGGGGGATTTTTCTCTTGGTTGATTGTTCCGCCACTTGCTGCTTATTTGACCGTTCCTGGTTTTTTTGAGATTATCGGTAATACGGCTCCAGCGATAAAAGCAGTTACTTATTCCATGGGCTTGATTTGGGGAATCGGGGGACTTACTTACGGTTTGGGCGTTCGTTATTTGGGAATGTCGTTGGGGAATTCGATAACCTTGGGTTTTTGTTCGGCTTTCGGAGCGTTGGTTCCTTCAATTTATTATAATTTTTATCCAACGGAAGGAAAGACTTCCTTCACTGACATGTTGCACAGCACGGGTGGACAAATGGTTTTGTTGGGAGTTGTGGTATGCTTGGTCGGTATTGCTTTTTCCGGTAAAGCCGGAATGCTTAAAGAAAAAGATTTTGCTACTGGTCACGAAGATAAAGATAAAGAATTTAGTCTTGTAAAAGGGTTGGTAATTGCCATAGTATCAGGTATTTTGAGTTCGTTTTTCAATTTTGGTATTGAAGTTGGAAAACCAATGGCCGACGAAGCGGTTGCCCAAGGTTTTAATCCCTTGTTTCAAAACAATGTTACTTATATCGTGATACTTTGGGGTGGTTTGACTGTCAACTTTATCTGGTGTATGTATCTTAATTTTAAAAACAAAACTTTCGGGGATTATACGAACGCCCAAACACCAATAACCAAAAATATCATGTTTTCGGCTTTGGCAGGTACTATGTGGTTTTTGCAATTCTTCTTTTATGGAATGGGCGAAAGCAAATTAGGAAACGGGGCAAGCTCTTGGATTCTGCACATGGCCACGATTATTTTAACGGCCAACTTTTGGGGATTTTACCTGAAAGAATGGACTGGAGTTTCGAAAAAGACTTTCAACACCTTCCTTTTGGGAATCGGACTTATCCTTGCCTCGATTGTGATAGTGGGAATCGGAAATTCACTTTAA
- a CDS encoding bifunctional aldolase/short-chain dehydrogenase — protein sequence MSNINTNNMTFKHVSYLWDEAKAASMAGDEVALFIYRSNLLGADLRLTNYGGGNTSVKITDKDPLTGADSEVMWIKGSGGDIGTLTKSGCAALYLERLRNLENVYRGIEHEDEMVELFNHCIFDLASKAPSIDTPLHGFLPFAHIDHLHPDAAIAIAAAKDGAKITEELFNGEIGWVGWQRPGFDLGLQMRACLEEAAAKGKKLKGVMLGSHGLFTWGDTSYESYINTLEVIEKCAEYLESNYGKTRPVFGGQKIESLPEDARKLQAAKLAPILRGFCSSERKMIGHYTDDARVLEFINSNDLDKLAPLGTSCPDHFLRTKISPLVIELAPNEDLSDVNAIKTKLAPAFEAYRQMYSEYYNTCKKSNSPAMRDPNPVVILYPGVGMFTFAKDKTMARLASEYYTNAVNVMKGAEAVSEYTSLPRQEAFDIEYWLLEEAKLQRMPKPKALSGRIAVITGSAGGIGKAIAKKFAEEGACVVINDINEERLAGATADFTKMFGKDAVSSTLLNVTDEKSTELALDAACLAFGGADIIVNNAGISISKSIAEHTLEEWDRLYDILVKGQFIVSKAGIEVMRKQGFGGDIVNIVSKNAVVAGPNNPGYGSAKAAQAHLTRLMAAEVGADKIRVNTVNPDAVISDSNIWAGGWAEGRAKAYGITVAELPAYYAKRTLLNEIILPDDIANACFAFVGGLLGKSTGNALNVDGGVSMGFYR from the coding sequence ATGTCAAATATTAACACAAACAACATGACTTTTAAGCACGTAAGCTACCTTTGGGATGAAGCTAAAGCCGCATCAATGGCTGGGGATGAAGTAGCACTTTTTATTTACCGTTCCAATTTATTGGGAGCGGATTTAAGATTAACCAACTATGGAGGTGGAAACACTTCTGTTAAAATCACGGACAAAGACCCTTTGACAGGAGCTGATTCTGAAGTAATGTGGATTAAAGGTTCTGGTGGAGACATTGGAACATTGACAAAATCAGGTTGTGCTGCTCTTTACTTGGAAAGACTTCGCAATTTGGAAAACGTATATAGAGGAATTGAACATGAAGACGAAATGGTGGAATTATTCAACCACTGTATTTTTGACTTGGCTTCAAAAGCACCTTCCATTGATACGCCATTGCACGGTTTCTTGCCATTTGCCCACATCGATCACTTGCATCCAGATGCTGCTATCGCTATTGCTGCCGCAAAAGACGGAGCCAAAATCACCGAAGAATTATTCAACGGAGAGATTGGATGGGTTGGATGGCAACGTCCAGGTTTTGATTTAGGTTTGCAAATGCGCGCTTGCCTTGAAGAAGCTGCAGCAAAAGGAAAAAAATTAAAAGGGGTAATGTTGGGATCTCACGGTTTGTTTACTTGGGGAGATACTTCATACGAAAGTTATATCAACACATTGGAAGTAATTGAAAAATGTGCCGAATACTTAGAGTCTAACTACGGTAAAACGCGTCCAGTTTTCGGAGGTCAAAAAATAGAAAGTCTTCCAGAAGATGCCCGTAAATTACAAGCTGCAAAACTGGCTCCAATCTTGAGAGGTTTCTGTTCTTCAGAACGTAAAATGATTGGTCACTATACTGATGATGCTAGAGTATTGGAATTCATCAACTCTAATGATTTAGATAAACTAGCGCCTCTTGGAACTTCTTGTCCAGACCACTTCTTGAGAACTAAAATCAGTCCGTTGGTAATCGAATTGGCTCCAAACGAAGATTTATCTGATGTCAATGCCATTAAAACTAAATTGGCTCCAGCATTTGAGGCTTATCGCCAAATGTATTCCGAGTACTATAACACTTGCAAAAAATCGAACTCACCAGCCATGCGTGATCCAAATCCGGTTGTAATTTTATACCCAGGAGTTGGTATGTTTACTTTTGCAAAAGACAAAACAATGGCTCGTTTGGCCTCAGAATATTATACCAATGCCGTAAACGTAATGAAAGGTGCCGAGGCAGTTTCGGAATATACTTCATTGCCTCGTCAAGAAGCTTTTGATATTGAATATTGGTTGTTGGAAGAAGCTAAATTGCAACGTATGCCAAAACCAAAAGCATTGTCTGGAAGAATTGCCGTAATCACTGGTTCTGCCGGTGGAATTGGAAAAGCTATCGCCAAGAAATTTGCCGAAGAAGGTGCTTGTGTGGTTATCAACGATATCAACGAAGAGCGTTTGGCCGGAGCAACAGCCGATTTTACCAAAATGTTTGGTAAAGATGCAGTTTCTAGCACTTTATTGAATGTAACCGACGAGAAAAGTACGGAATTAGCATTGGATGCAGCTTGTTTGGCATTTGGTGGAGCTGATATCATCGTTAACAATGCGGGAATCAGTATATCTAAATCTATTGCAGAACATACTTTGGAAGAATGGGATAGATTGTATGATATTTTGGTAAAAGGACAATTTATTGTTTCTAAAGCTGGAATCGAAGTAATGCGCAAACAAGGTTTTGGTGGCGATATAGTAAATATTGTATCTAAAAATGCAGTAGTTGCCGGACCAAACAACCCTGGTTACGGTTCTGCCAAAGCGGCTCAAGCTCACTTGACTCGTTTGATGGCTGCCGAAGTAGGAGCTGATAAAATCCGTGTGAACACTGTTAATCCAGATGCCGTAATCTCTGATTCCAATATTTGGGCAGGCGGATGGGCTGAAGGTCGTGCAAAAGCGTATGGTATCACCGTGGCTGAATTGCCTGCGTATTATGCAAAACGTACGTTGTTGAATGAAATTATATTGCCGGATGACATTGCCAATGCTTGTTTTGCATTCGTGGGTGGCTTGTTGGGTAAATCAACAGGAAATGCCTTGAATGTTGACGGCGGCGTGTCAATGGGCTTTTATAGATAG